One sulfur-oxidizing endosymbiont of Gigantopelta aegis genomic region harbors:
- the tssC gene encoding type VI secretion system contractile sheath large subunit produces the protein MTIDLNSGDLNSGDLNTDSLNTDSLNIANLPPNIDQFGLKITVENKQNTLLQAFNLFLALLLTTQSNGDESPVIDDFMLTVLIADIDKKIKLQIDEILHHPHFQSLESSWRGLDLLVKQTKFKENIKIELLNLSQDDLLDDLEDASEVVKTGLYKLVYSQEYGQFGGEPYGVMIANYHLTPKSPDIRLMQKMASIGAMAHTPFIAAAHNEFFDIDSMQDLASIVDLNDVYESPKFSKWKRFRTAEDARYIGLVLPRFLLRRPYHSDTEKLMSLGIDYSENVSNNHEHSLWGNPVFLFVIRLAESFAKYRWCPHIIGPASGGLVEELTHDFYDAMGQIETKLATEVMVTDRREYELTEEGFIALTLRRGKENASFYSANSVQSSQYFGNNREDKEAYTNFKLGIQLPYLFIINRIAHYLKVIQRENIGSWKEQADVERGLNQWIKQYVSDQENPSIEIRSRRPLRKAKIEVRPVEGEPGWYRASVLVRPHFKYMGADFTLSLVGKLEVSKDAQQHRQQV, from the coding sequence ATGACCATTGATTTAAATAGCGGTGATTTAAATAGCGGTGATTTAAATACAGATAGTTTAAATACAGATAGTTTAAATATTGCTAATTTACCCCCCAATATTGATCAATTTGGATTAAAAATTACTGTCGAAAATAAGCAGAATACTTTACTTCAAGCCTTCAATCTTTTCTTAGCACTATTATTAACAACTCAATCTAATGGTGATGAAAGCCCGGTCATTGATGACTTCATGTTGACCGTTCTCATTGCTGATATTGATAAAAAAATCAAACTTCAAATCGATGAAATTCTTCATCACCCACATTTTCAGTCCTTAGAATCTTCTTGGCGTGGACTCGATCTGCTCGTTAAGCAAACAAAATTTAAAGAAAACATTAAAATTGAGCTGCTCAATCTGTCTCAAGACGATTTATTAGATGACTTGGAAGATGCCTCTGAAGTGGTTAAAACGGGTCTTTATAAACTCGTTTATAGTCAGGAGTACGGCCAGTTTGGTGGTGAACCTTATGGTGTAATGATTGCTAATTATCATTTGACTCCTAAAAGCCCTGATATCAGGTTGATGCAAAAAATGGCCAGTATAGGGGCTATGGCACATACACCTTTTATTGCCGCTGCACATAATGAGTTTTTTGATATTGATTCCATGCAAGACCTAGCATCAATTGTTGATTTAAATGATGTCTATGAAAGCCCTAAGTTCAGTAAATGGAAGCGTTTTAGGACGGCAGAGGATGCACGTTATATAGGGCTGGTCTTGCCGCGATTTTTATTGCGTCGTCCCTACCATTCGGATACTGAGAAGCTGATGTCCTTGGGTATCGACTATAGTGAAAATGTCAGTAATAACCATGAACATAGTTTATGGGGTAATCCGGTGTTTTTATTTGTTATTCGATTGGCTGAAAGCTTTGCCAAATATCGTTGGTGTCCTCACATTATAGGTCCGGCATCAGGCGGTCTGGTAGAGGAACTCACTCATGATTTTTATGATGCGATGGGGCAAATTGAGACAAAATTAGCCACCGAAGTGATGGTGACTGATCGTCGAGAATATGAGTTAACGGAAGAGGGCTTTATCGCTTTGACACTCAGACGAGGCAAGGAAAATGCCTCATTTTATTCGGCTAACTCAGTTCAAAGCAGTCAATATTTTGGCAATAATCGTGAAGACAAAGAGGCATACACTAATTTTAAATTAGGAATTCAACTTCCTTATTTGTTTATAATCAATAGAATAGCACATTATCTTAAAGTGATTCAGAGAGAAAATATTGGCTCATGGAAAGAGCAGGCAGATGTTGAACGTGGTCTTAATCAATGGATTAAACAATATGTGTCTGATCAGGAAAATCCTTCAATAGAAATCCGTAGTCGCCGGCCATTACGCAAAGCTAAAATCGAAGTAAGACCTGTTGAGGGTGAACCCGGCTGGTATAGAGCCTCGGTACTCGTTCGGCCACATTTTAAATATATGGGCGCTGACTTTACTTTGTCTTTGGTAGGCAAATTGGAAGTGAGTAAAGATGCACAGCAACATCGACAGCAAGTATGA
- a CDS encoding DEAD/DEAH box helicase, producing MSSAPNSNELTFDSLDLIPPILKAVNESGYTKPSDIQAQSIPFLLAGRDIIGQAQTGTGKTAAFALPILCNIEVSLKKTQVLVLAPTRELAIQVAEAFQTYAKHLPKINIVPVYGGAPYSEQLRGLKKGAHIVVGTPGRVMDHIRKGSLNLSGLQTLVLDEADEMLRMGFIDDVEWVLEQSPESRQIALFSATMPTVIRRIAQKYLVDPEIVKVVTKTVTASTIRQRYWRVYGASKLDALTRILELEDHDAMLVFVNTKNMTLELAEQLQTRGFACEALNGDIPQSGRERIVERLKRGRLDVLIATDVVARGLDVQRISHVVNYDAPRDNESYVHRIGRTGRAGREGDAILFVSRRETRLLKSIEKTTKQVITEMEIPSVKNINELRVTRYKKTILSTIEKLQNSKDFEVFTKLIGELHETEEVDTVSIAAALAHMGNNNKSFLLNESEFKHLKDKRPFKDDYEDRGSRKQRGQRGERKKKEPIGNKATPLKGMPDVEMKRFRVEVGYDHGVKPGNIVGAIANEAGLDSKLIGQIEIFDGYSVVDLPDGMPKDVFQDLQKAWVCQQQLKITAFAGGAASSPKSDNFKKRSGKGRKTNNRAHQQRKSKD from the coding sequence ATGTCATCAGCACCCAATTCTAATGAATTAACATTTGATTCACTTGATCTTATTCCACCGATATTAAAAGCGGTGAACGAATCAGGTTACACTAAACCATCCGATATTCAAGCTCAAAGCATTCCGTTTTTACTGGCTGGTAGAGACATCATTGGTCAGGCTCAAACAGGTACGGGTAAAACGGCTGCATTTGCTTTGCCTATTTTATGTAATATCGAAGTCAGTTTGAAGAAAACCCAGGTATTGGTCTTAGCGCCGACACGTGAACTAGCGATTCAGGTAGCAGAAGCTTTTCAAACTTATGCGAAACACCTACCAAAAATCAATATTGTCCCTGTTTATGGTGGCGCACCTTATAGCGAGCAATTGCGTGGCTTAAAAAAGGGTGCTCATATTGTTGTGGGAACACCAGGCCGGGTGATGGATCATATCCGTAAAGGCTCATTAAACTTATCCGGGCTGCAAACTTTAGTCTTAGATGAAGCGGATGAAATGTTACGCATGGGCTTTATTGATGATGTGGAGTGGGTTTTAGAACAATCACCTGAGTCACGTCAAATAGCCTTGTTTTCAGCAACAATGCCAACAGTGATACGCCGTATTGCACAAAAATATTTAGTTGATCCAGAAATAGTTAAAGTGGTCACTAAAACAGTCACAGCATCGACTATTCGCCAACGTTACTGGCGTGTTTATGGTGCCAGTAAGCTGGATGCGCTAACGCGAATTCTGGAACTGGAAGATCATGATGCCATGCTAGTGTTTGTGAACACTAAGAATATGACTCTGGAACTTGCTGAGCAATTACAAACCCGAGGTTTTGCTTGTGAAGCTTTAAATGGTGATATTCCTCAAAGTGGTCGTGAACGTATTGTCGAACGTTTAAAACGTGGCCGTTTAGATGTTTTAATTGCCACAGATGTTGTCGCACGTGGTCTAGATGTGCAGCGTATCAGCCATGTCGTCAATTATGACGCACCGCGTGATAATGAGTCCTACGTACATCGTATTGGTCGTACCGGTCGTGCTGGTCGTGAGGGTGATGCTATCTTATTTGTGTCCCGTCGTGAAACACGCTTATTAAAATCCATTGAAAAGACAACCAAGCAAGTCATTACTGAGATGGAAATCCCATCGGTTAAAAATATCAATGAGTTACGTGTTACACGTTATAAGAAAACCATTTTATCCACTATCGAAAAACTGCAAAATTCTAAAGACTTTGAAGTGTTCACGAAATTAATCGGTGAATTACATGAAACTGAAGAAGTTGATACAGTCAGCATCGCTGCCGCTTTGGCACACATGGGTAACAACAATAAGTCCTTTTTATTGAATGAATCAGAATTTAAGCACCTGAAAGATAAACGTCCCTTTAAAGATGACTATGAGGATCGTGGTAGTAGAAAACAACGTGGTCAGCGTGGCGAACGCAAGAAAAAAGAGCCAATAGGTAATAAGGCAACGCCTCTTAAGGGCATGCCTGATGTGGAAATGAAGCGTTTTCGCGTTGAAGTCGGCTACGATCATGGCGTTAAACCTGGCAATATTGTAGGTGCAATCGCCAATGAAGCGGGGCTGGACAGTAAATTGATTGGCCAGATTGAAATATTTGATGGTTATTCTGTAGTGGATTTACCAGATGGTATGCCTAAGGATGTGTTTCAGGATTTACAAAAAGCCTGGGTCTGTCAGCAACAACTAAAAATCACTGCTTTTGCTGGTGGTGCTGCGAGTTCACCTAAGTCAGATAATTTTAAGAAGCGTTCAGGAAAGGGACGAAAGACTAATAATCGCGCTCATCAACAGCGTAAGAGTAAAGACTAA
- a CDS encoding SCP-2 sterol transfer family protein yields MADLFDDEWMKSFQAIWNAEPDLKDALAELGFNSVIGYGFPGDDSAKGYIDIQNGEVVTAAAYDGQELSWDIRAEQKNWEKWLNKGIGMAGMGMAVTTGKMKFKTGDFKAMIKDPRMAGPFIKSFEAMGKV; encoded by the coding sequence ATGGCTGATTTATTTGATGATGAGTGGATGAAATCTTTTCAGGCAATCTGGAATGCTGAACCGGATTTGAAAGATGCATTGGCAGAATTAGGTTTTAATTCTGTGATCGGATATGGTTTCCCAGGTGATGATAGCGCTAAGGGTTATATTGATATTCAAAATGGTGAAGTGGTTACAGCGGCTGCCTATGATGGACAGGAACTTAGCTGGGATATCAGAGCAGAGCAAAAGAATTGGGAAAAATGGTTAAACAAGGGTATTGGTATGGCTGGTATGGGCATGGCGGTTACCACCGGTAAGATGAAATTTAAGACTGGTGATTTCAAAGCGATGATTAAGGATCCTAGAATGGCAGGGCCTTTCATTAAAAGTTTTGAGGCAATGGGCAAGGTTTAA
- the tssE gene encoding type VI secretion system baseplate subunit TssE, with product MISEKSLFDRINSDSASYSLHFDYANLHYSILNSLQNMLNVRKGSLVSRDDNGIPDFSEFVSQFPDAINKLKLAIRDFLHTFEPRIQSVQITHEPDTDKPLELKFSIVTKVFVDDDIQNLSFETVLTSSGQAIVRG from the coding sequence ATGATTTCAGAAAAGTCACTCTTTGATCGGATCAATAGTGATAGCGCTAGCTATTCGTTGCATTTCGATTACGCCAATTTACACTATTCAATCCTGAATAGTCTTCAGAATATGCTCAATGTTCGTAAGGGCAGTCTCGTGTCACGCGATGACAATGGTATTCCTGATTTCTCCGAATTTGTATCTCAATTCCCTGATGCCATTAATAAATTAAAACTCGCTATTCGAGATTTTTTACATACCTTTGAGCCTCGAATTCAGTCTGTGCAAATAACCCATGAACCCGATACAGACAAGCCTCTAGAACTAAAATTTAGCATTGTTACCAAAGTCTTTGTTGACGATGATATACAAAATTTGTCTTTTGAAACGGTACTGACCAGTTCAGGACAAGCGATTGTGAGAGGCTAA
- the tssF gene encoding type VI secretion system baseplate subunit TssF, with protein MSVNKYFQDELTALRSLGAEFADTNPRLAPFLATEAQDPDVERLLEGFAFLTGRLRQKLEDELPELTHSVMNLLWPNFLKPIPSLSILQMTPLDGLSEKKQVTRKSMVSSTPVDGTQCQFQTCFDVDLYPLIVENVQHSIQSTGSNISIQLSLLDDKANFSEMLLDNLRFHLFGDLQTSHLLYLYFCRYLQDIRISAVDSEGNRVYVQSLPTRQLSPAGFAGDEHLLPYSDNLFDGYRILQEYFALSEKYLFVDFKGLNDLASNIEKLEIENLTGFELECSFNRTFDPGMVINKDSFRLYCTPIV; from the coding sequence ATGTCAGTCAATAAATACTTTCAGGATGAATTGACCGCACTCAGAAGCTTAGGCGCTGAATTCGCTGATACAAACCCACGCCTAGCACCTTTTTTGGCTACAGAAGCACAAGATCCTGATGTGGAACGATTATTAGAAGGTTTTGCTTTTCTAACGGGGCGTTTAAGGCAAAAACTAGAAGATGAATTGCCGGAACTCACTCATTCGGTTATGAATTTATTATGGCCAAATTTCCTTAAGCCCATTCCATCGCTCAGTATTTTGCAGATGACCCCTCTGGATGGTTTGTCAGAAAAAAAACAGGTAACTCGTAAAAGCATGGTGTCATCGACACCGGTTGATGGCACACAATGTCAATTTCAAACCTGTTTTGATGTCGATTTATACCCTCTCATTGTTGAAAATGTCCAACACTCAATTCAATCAACAGGCTCTAATATCAGTATTCAATTGTCCTTATTAGATGATAAGGCTAATTTTAGTGAGATGTTACTGGATAATTTGCGCTTCCATCTATTTGGTGATTTACAGACATCACATTTGCTCTATCTGTATTTTTGTCGCTATCTACAAGATATACGCATTAGTGCAGTTGATTCCGAAGGTAATCGAGTTTATGTTCAATCTCTGCCGACTCGTCAATTATCGCCTGCAGGATTTGCCGGTGATGAACATTTATTGCCTTATAGTGATAACTTATTTGATGGCTATCGTATCCTTCAGGAATATTTTGCCTTATCAGAAAAATATCTGTTTGTTGACTTTAAAGGTTTAAATGATTTAGCAAGCAATATTGAAAAACTTGAAATTGAAAATCTGACGGGTTTTGAATTGGAATGCTCATTTAATCGCACCTTTGATCCGGGAATGGTGATTAATAAAGATTCATTTCGTTTGTATTGCACCCCCATTGT